One genomic segment of Brassica napus cultivar Da-Ae chromosome A3, Da-Ae, whole genome shotgun sequence includes these proteins:
- the LOC106438898 gene encoding transcription factor MYB57: protein MKKTGRSGKERITSQKEEEGTVRKGPWTMEEDLILFNYILNHGEGLWNSVAKASGLKRTGKSCRLRWLNYLRPDVRRGNITAEEQLLIIQLQAKLGNKWSKIAKHLPGRTDNEIKNFWRTKIQRHMKLSSSKTMNSRHCLGSSQSSVMTTTDQGSSSKALHMAESLKSTETMTTSYNVMDQSNDSYWSVEDLWPVQLFNDDHHQHQLL from the exons atgaagaagacaGGGAGATCAGGGAAAGAGAGAATAACAtctcaaaaagaagaagaaggaacagTGAGGAAAGGGCCATGGACTATGGAAGAAGATTTGATCCTCTTTAATTACATACTTAATCATGGTGAAGGTCTTTGGAACTCTGTCGCCAAAGCCTCTG GTCTAAAACGTACGGGAAAAAGTTGTCGGCTCCGGTGGCTGAACTATCTCAGGCCAGATGTGCGGCGAGGGAACATAACAGCAGAAGAACAGCTTTTGATCATTCAACTTCAGGCTAAGCTTGGAAACAA GTGGTCGAAGATTGCGAAACATCTACCGGGGAGAACGGATAACGAGATAAAGAATTTCTGGAGGACAAAGATTCAGAGACACATGAAATTGTCGTCGTCGAAAACTATGAATAGTCGTCACTGCTTGGGAAGTTCACAGAGCTCGGTGATGACAACGACGGACCAAGGCAGCTCCAGCAAAGCCTTACATATGGCTGAGAGTTTAAAATCCACAGAGACGATGACGACATCATATAATGTGATGGATCAGTCTAACGACAGTTACTGGAGCGTTGAAGATCTATGGCCCGTCCAGTTGTTTAATGATGACCACCACCAACACCAATTGCTTTAA